The Labrys wisconsinensis nucleotide sequence CGCACGGTTGCCTGGACGTCGGCGCCGCGCGGCGCAGCTTCTCGCGTGCCGGCGCGTCCACCGCCGCCGAACATTTCGCTGAGAATGTCTTCGAAGCCGCCGCCGCGGCGGCCGCGCCCGCCGCCGAAATTGAACTCGAAGCGGGTATCCTGGCCCGCGCCGCCGGGACCGCCGGCCCCGAACCCTTCGAATCCGTGGAAGCGCGGCTTGCCCTCGGCGTCGATCTCGCCGCGGTCGAACTGGGCACGCTTCTTCTCGTCGCCGAGGATCTCGTAGGCGCTGTTCACCTCAGCGAACTTGGCGGCTGCCTTCGGATCACTGTTCTGATCCGGATGATATTGCTTGGCGAGCTTGCGGAACGCCTTCTTGATATCGGTGGCGCCTGCCGACTTCGATACGCCCAGTACAGTATAAGGATCACGCATAAACCCCTCCCGCCGGTCCCCTGGGGCGGCCGGCCTGCCACGCCATTCGGCCATGGCCATGGCCCTAGATGGGAAGCGCGAAGCGGATTCGCAACGTCTGTTCGCGGCCTCGCCGGCGCGCTATGGATCGTCAAAGCATTCCGGATCCAGCTCATGCCGCTGCGCGCCATCCTCTTCGACAAGGACGGGACCTTTGTCGACTTTCATTCGACCTGGAGCCCGGCCGCCCATGCGGTGATGCGGCGCCTGGCAGCGGGGGACGAGGACAAGCTTCGCCAACTGATCGAGGTGAACCATTTCGACGTCGAGACCGGCTTGATCCGTTCGACCTCGCCGATGATCGCACAGTCCTCGGCCGACTACGGCGTCACCTGGGCCTCGGTGCTCGGGGTGGCGGCCGACGCGGCGTTCTTCTCGCGCATGGACGGGATGTTCCGGGAGGAGGGGCTGGCCACGGTCGCGCCCATCGGCGAGCCGACCCTGATGCTGGCCGAGCTGAGGCGGGAGGGCTACGCCCTCGGCGTCATCACCAACGATTCGGAGGCCGGCGCCCGCGCCCAATGCGACAAGCTCGGCCTCACCGCCTGGTTCGACGCGATCATCGGCTATGATTCCGGGCATGGCCGCAAGCCCGAGCCGGGCCCGATCCTCGCCTGCGCCCGGCGGTTCGGCGTCGCCCCCGGCGAAACGGCGCTGGTCGGCGACACGTTGCACGACCTCCATGCGGCCAGGGCCGCCGGAGCCACGGCGATCGGCGTGCTCTCGGGCTTTGCGGGCGAGGCGGAACTCGCCGAGCATGCCGACCACGTCCTGCCCGACATCATGGCGCTGCCGGCGCTGCTGCGCCGCCTGCGCGCCTGAGCGCCGATGCGCCTCTTCATCGTCCGCAAGCCGATTGCAGTGGCGAGCGCCGCGCGACTGGTCGCGGTCTTCGCCTTCTACGCCGCGGCGATCTCGGTGCTCGTGCTGCGCTTCGGTATCGTCGGCGTCAGGCCGGGCATGACGGCGCTGGCGGCGAGCCTCCTGGTCGCGTTGCTGGCGGTGCTGCTGGCGCTGCTTGCCTTCGTGCGGATCTGGCGCAGCGGTGCGGCGGGAGCCGGTCGCGCCTTTGCCGGGTTCGCCCTCGCCGGCGCTCTGCTGACACCGGCGGCCTACTATGCCGGCAAAGCCGTGGGCGCGCCGGCGATCAACGACGTCACCACCGATTTCGAGATGCCTCCGGCCTTCGTCGCCGCGGCGCGGCTGCGCCCGCGCGATGCCAATTCCACCCGCTACGATCCCGTGCTGATCGCGCGCCAGAAGCGAGCCTATCCGGAGATCCACCCGCTGCTCGTGGATCTGCCGCCCGAGGAGACGCGCAAGCTGGTGCTGACCTTGCTCAAGGAGCGCAAGTGGCAGCTGATTGCCGACACGCCGCTCGCTCTGCCGGACACGCAGGGCCGCGTGCCTGTACGCAGCCCAGCCGGCAGGATCGAGGCGGTCACGAAATCCCTGGTGCTCGGCCTGGAGGATGACATTGCCATCCGCCTGCGCGACGAGGATGGCCGCACACGCGTCGACATGCGCTCGGCCTCCCGCTATGGCCGTTTCGACTTCGATGCCAATGCCGAACGGATCGACGCCTTCCTCGAGGACCTGCGCACCCGTGCCCTGATCCCGATCTCCACGCAATCCGGCGAATAGCCGGCTCGGAGCTCCGGCGACCCCGGGAGCCGGAACCAAGGGCGTCGACAGGGACGGGCATCGGCTTCCGAAGCTGGCCATCTGCAGCTTGACAGCGCTGAGGATCGCATATTTATTGAACGACGTTGAATTAATAAAGCGCAAGCCATCCAAGAGCTTGCGAGGCCAGGAAGCGCGGGAACGGCATGGCTTCTGCATCGCTTGCAGGGCGCGGGCTGACATCGGCCCAGTTGCGCCATTATCACCAGCGTCTGGTGCTGCAGCGCCTTCGCCGGCTCGGCGAAGCGTCGAAGGCGGATCTGGCCAGGGCGGCGGACCTCACCAACACGGCTATCGGCCAGATCGTCGCCGACTTGCGCGACCTCGGCCTGGTGTCGGAAGTCGGCAAGCGCAACGAGGGCCGGCGCGGCCAGCCCGCGACGATCCTTCGTCTGGAGCCGAGCGGGGCTTACGGCATCGGCGTCCGGCTCGACCGCAACCGCATCGAAACCGCTCTGGTGGATCTCGGCGGCGCCCTCGTCGCCCGGCGCTCACATTGCATGCCGCTGCCCCCACCCGCAGCGGCCCTCGCGATCGTGGTCGGCGACGTCGCCGCCCTCGTCGCCACGGCGGAAGAGCTGGCGCCCGGGCGGGTGTTCGGCATCGGGCTGGCGCGGCCCTACAATCTCGGCGCCTGGCTCGACAAGCTCGATCTGCACGATCCCGCCCTCGGCCTTTGGGACGATTTCGATTTCGCCGCGGCCCTCGCGCGGGAAACCGGCCTCGACGTGCACGAGGAGAATGACGGGACCGCCGCGGCGATCGCCGAGCTGTTCCATGGCTTCGGACGCGAGAGCGACGAT carries:
- a CDS encoding HAD family hydrolase, producing MPLRAILFDKDGTFVDFHSTWSPAAHAVMRRLAAGDEDKLRQLIEVNHFDVETGLIRSTSPMIAQSSADYGVTWASVLGVAADAAFFSRMDGMFREEGLATVAPIGEPTLMLAELRREGYALGVITNDSEAGARAQCDKLGLTAWFDAIIGYDSGHGRKPEPGPILACARRFGVAPGETALVGDTLHDLHAARAAGATAIGVLSGFAGEAELAEHADHVLPDIMALPALLRRLRA
- a CDS encoding DUF1499 domain-containing protein: MRLFIVRKPIAVASAARLVAVFAFYAAAISVLVLRFGIVGVRPGMTALAASLLVALLAVLLALLAFVRIWRSGAAGAGRAFAGFALAGALLTPAAYYAGKAVGAPAINDVTTDFEMPPAFVAAARLRPRDANSTRYDPVLIARQKRAYPEIHPLLVDLPPEETRKLVLTLLKERKWQLIADTPLALPDTQGRVPVRSPAGRIEAVTKSLVLGLEDDIAIRLRDEDGRTRVDMRSASRYGRFDFDANAERIDAFLEDLRTRALIPISTQSGE
- a CDS encoding ROK family protein; protein product: MASASLAGRGLTSAQLRHYHQRLVLQRLRRLGEASKADLARAADLTNTAIGQIVADLRDLGLVSEVGKRNEGRRGQPATILRLEPSGAYGIGVRLDRNRIETALVDLGGALVARRSHCMPLPPPAAALAIVVGDVAALVATAEELAPGRVFGIGLARPYNLGAWLDKLDLHDPALGLWDDFDFAAALARETGLDVHEENDGTAAAIAELFHGFGRESDDFVYVFIGPAIGGGVILAGDYRRGISGNAGDLAVMPVPPSRLPSAPQSRGPVEILLTRASVVALIRHLRACGRPVEGMDDLPAAIAACPDAFREWLDDCVEALVGPALSAQALLDVPNIILDGDLSAAVLGEIVDRLRDALASAIPEARTPPRLRIGTFGSSAHALGAASLPLFIHFAPRAGLAANARPAAPPGRDQARVA